The following proteins are co-located in the Echinicola sp. 20G genome:
- a CDS encoding glycosyltransferase yields MNNILKENFQKFAIVVPCYNEENRFPYHHFLTFAKMNPDVLLCFVNDGSKDNTAGVLRGIQLQSTENIVVLNQKKNSGKSAAVRHGMLYIHAKYPVQLLGFLDADLATTPEEWLQMAQYKENYPKFGAIVGSRIQRLGAEIKRDDNRSLLSNIVKRAIKGILKTNFQDTQCGAKIFHRSLVPYLFSEPFRTPWLFDVEIFLRLQQKFGKTTLQKGVLEFPLMQWTEIGGSKLKFKDSFKIPFQLFQLYYTYRVAPSLVSKQDSAPLMTRKVTH; encoded by the coding sequence ATGAACAACATCCTCAAGGAGAATTTCCAAAAATTTGCGATCGTAGTACCATGCTACAATGAAGAAAATAGATTTCCTTACCACCACTTTTTGACATTTGCAAAAATGAATCCAGATGTTCTCTTGTGTTTTGTTAATGATGGAAGCAAAGATAATACTGCAGGAGTACTAAGAGGCATTCAGTTACAATCTACAGAAAATATTGTTGTTTTAAACCAAAAGAAAAATTCAGGTAAATCAGCTGCAGTAAGACATGGTATGTTGTATATACATGCTAAATATCCAGTACAACTACTGGGTTTTTTAGATGCTGATTTAGCAACTACCCCTGAAGAATGGTTGCAGATGGCTCAATACAAAGAGAACTATCCCAAGTTTGGGGCTATTGTAGGAAGTAGAATTCAAAGGCTTGGAGCCGAAATAAAAAGAGATGACAATAGGTCACTTTTAAGCAATATTGTCAAAAGAGCCATCAAAGGAATTTTAAAAACCAATTTCCAGGATACTCAGTGTGGTGCAAAAATCTTTCATAGAAGCTTAGTCCCTTATCTATTCAGTGAGCCTTTTAGAACACCTTGGTTATTTGATGTAGAAATTTTTCTGCGACTACAGCAGAAATTTGGAAAAACCACCCTTCAAAAAGGTGTTTTGGAATTTCCATTGATGCAGTGGACAGAAATAGGTGGGTCAAAATTAAAATTTAAAGATTCTTTCAAAATTCCATTTCAGTTGTTCCAGCTTTATTACACTTATCGGGTTGCACCATCTTTGGTTTCAAAACAGGATTCAGCTCCACTCATGACAAGAAAAGTTACCCATTAA
- a CDS encoding mannose-1-phosphate guanylyltransferase: MKNTKPYQPSHSYVVILAGGEDNNFWPISRSNYPKQFLDILNTGETLIQATLRRFQEFIPTENIYVITLEDYIPIVTEQLPKLAQENIISEPERKNTAASITYISSKLNQLDKDANLIVAPADHIIGDEKTFQDNCKNGLHFTAKYDVLLTLGIEATHPDSKYGYIHFGHEIVGDEDVLEVYQFIEKPDVDTSRMFLEAGNILWNSGVFIWKVSALLQAMAEFQPSIFQLFDKVKRSLNTSIERSVIKQVYQKCASISIEYAIMEYARNVYVIPSNFKWNDLGTWTHAYERFQKDSLSNAMNDSNIIAKDSSNCVIQSHDKKLFVIGGVHDLIIVNTPDALMVCHKNKESEVKEYFNAVKQEKGNSYL, from the coding sequence ATGAAAAATACTAAACCGTATCAACCTTCCCATAGTTATGTGGTCATTTTGGCTGGAGGAGAAGATAATAATTTTTGGCCAATTAGCCGTTCCAATTATCCTAAGCAGTTTTTAGATATTTTAAATACTGGTGAAACCCTTATTCAAGCTACCCTAAGAAGGTTTCAAGAATTTATCCCTACAGAAAATATTTATGTGATTACTTTAGAAGATTATATACCAATAGTAACTGAACAGTTGCCTAAGCTTGCTCAAGAAAACATTATTAGTGAGCCTGAAAGAAAGAATACGGCAGCCAGCATCACTTATATTAGTTCAAAATTGAATCAGTTAGATAAGGATGCAAACCTTATCGTTGCACCTGCTGATCACATAATTGGTGATGAGAAGACTTTTCAGGATAACTGTAAGAATGGGTTGCATTTTACTGCCAAATATGATGTTTTATTAACTCTTGGAATAGAGGCAACTCATCCAGATTCCAAGTATGGATATATTCATTTTGGCCATGAGATTGTAGGAGATGAAGATGTTTTAGAGGTTTATCAATTTATTGAAAAACCGGATGTGGATACTTCCAGAATGTTTTTAGAAGCTGGAAATATTCTTTGGAATTCTGGAGTTTTCATCTGGAAAGTGTCCGCTTTACTGCAGGCAATGGCGGAATTCCAGCCTTCTATTTTTCAGCTTTTTGACAAAGTGAAGAGGTCCTTAAATACCTCTATCGAAAGGTCAGTTATCAAGCAAGTATATCAAAAATGTGCTTCAATATCTATTGAATATGCCATCATGGAATACGCCAGGAATGTTTATGTGATTCCATCGAATTTTAAATGGAATGACCTAGGCACATGGACTCATGCTTATGAAAGGTTTCAAAAAGACAGCTTATCTAATGCAATGAATGATTCAAATATTATTGCTAAAGATTCTTCAAATTGCGTGATTCAATCCCATGATAAGAAGCTTTTTGTGATTGGAGGTGTTCATGACTTGATTATTGTTAATACTCCAGATGCTTTGATGGTGTGCCACAAGAATAAGGAAAGTGAAGTAAAGGAGTATTTCAATGCGGTAAAGCAAGAAAAAGGCAATTCCTATTTATAA
- a CDS encoding glycosyltransferase produces MKLAFVSPYPPSQVTLNEYGYHLIRSFIGKPGIDHIYVLTNHLENNDDYEKYACEGLEIIPCWKFNDWRATWSIRKKLKELQPDAVVSNLQFMTFGSGKIQAALGLFTPWMCRLIGIPSVVILHNITETVKLETIGMADKKWKGKLFLWIGEQLTKIILQADVVGVTISQYVTILKEKYRKDNVVLLPHGNFELPERKPLQEPLSEIELMAFGKFGTYKKVEVMLDAVKLLEEKYPSLSFSATVAGTDNPNVKGYIDSVKEQYKDMPNVKYTGYVPEEAVADIFHDSTFVVFPYTTTTGSSGILHQAGSYGRACILPKIDDLERVVEEEGYDGAFFKTDDAVSLAQAVESLVEDPSRRKNIEDKNYAAAKGLPMSELAEWYLSHIYRLTKFKLN; encoded by the coding sequence ATGAAACTAGCATTTGTATCTCCATACCCGCCAAGCCAAGTTACCTTGAATGAATATGGCTATCACTTGATCAGGAGTTTTATTGGAAAGCCTGGGATTGATCATATTTATGTACTAACCAATCATTTGGAAAACAATGATGATTATGAAAAGTATGCATGTGAAGGACTTGAAATTATCCCATGTTGGAAATTTAATGATTGGAGGGCTACTTGGTCCATCCGTAAAAAATTAAAGGAACTTCAGCCGGATGCTGTAGTCTCCAACTTGCAGTTTATGACATTTGGTTCTGGAAAAATTCAAGCTGCTTTGGGACTGTTTACGCCATGGATGTGTCGCTTGATCGGTATTCCTTCAGTGGTGATTTTGCATAATATCACGGAGACGGTGAAACTGGAAACTATAGGTATGGCTGATAAAAAATGGAAAGGAAAGTTATTTCTGTGGATTGGAGAGCAATTGACAAAGATTATTCTTCAAGCCGATGTAGTAGGTGTAACGATATCACAATATGTGACCATATTGAAAGAGAAATATAGAAAGGACAATGTGGTGCTACTGCCACATGGTAACTTTGAATTGCCGGAAAGAAAGCCTTTGCAAGAGCCTTTATCAGAAATAGAATTGATGGCATTTGGGAAGTTTGGAACTTATAAGAAGGTGGAAGTAATGTTGGACGCAGTTAAGCTATTGGAGGAGAAATATCCCTCACTAAGCTTTTCTGCTACGGTTGCTGGTACTGATAACCCTAATGTAAAAGGATATATTGATAGCGTGAAAGAACAATATAAAGATATGCCCAATGTGAAATACACGGGATATGTTCCGGAAGAAGCCGTAGCAGATATTTTTCATGATAGTACTTTTGTAGTGTTTCCTTACACCACCACAACTGGAAGTTCAGGGATCTTACATCAAGCAGGTTCTTATGGTAGGGCTTGTATACTGCCTAAAATCGATGATTTGGAAAGAGTGGTTGAGGAAGAAGGTTATGATGGTGCCTTCTTCAAAACAGATGATGCAGTGAGTCTGGCCCAAGCGGTAGAAAGCTTAGTAGAGGATCCATCTAGAAGAAAAAACATAGAAGACAAGAATTATGCAGCTGCAAAAGGGTTGCCCATGAGTGAGTTAGCAGAGTGGTACCTTAGCCATATTTATAGATTGACAAAATTTAAATTGAACTAG
- a CDS encoding GtrA family protein: MEGYLRLGIERFLALFYPVFKKLLPYQVYAYLAVGGINTALNILLFILFFQWILPIEGMAIGGYGIASYTIALLMAFLITIPTGFWLSKYFAFNSNKHCQKAKAAGQLGKYFLVVLQGLVSDYALLKLLIEVCHIYPTIAKVLSTMIVLLINYLLQKHFTFKTKMQQ; the protein is encoded by the coding sequence ATGGAAGGATATTTACGATTGGGAATTGAGCGTTTTTTAGCTTTGTTTTATCCTGTTTTTAAGAAACTACTTCCCTATCAGGTATATGCATATCTGGCAGTTGGGGGAATCAATACAGCCTTAAATATTCTTCTTTTCATTCTTTTTTTCCAATGGATTCTTCCTATAGAAGGGATGGCAATTGGAGGATATGGTATAGCCTCCTATACAATCGCATTGTTAATGGCCTTTTTGATCACTATTCCTACAGGCTTTTGGCTTAGCAAGTATTTTGCTTTCAATTCTAATAAACACTGCCAAAAAGCCAAAGCTGCTGGACAGTTAGGAAAGTATTTCTTGGTTGTTTTACAAGGGTTGGTCAGTGATTATGCATTGTTGAAATTATTGATTGAGGTTTGTCATATTTACCCCACGATAGCTAAAGTACTTTCTACAATGATTGTATTGCTGATCAATTACCTACTTCAAAAGCACTTTACCTTTAAAACCAAAAT